A single window of Aspergillus puulaauensis MK2 DNA, chromosome 5, nearly complete sequence DNA harbors:
- the pdeA gene encoding 3',5'-cyclic-nucleotide phosphodiesterase PDE1 (BUSCO:EOG092620FM;~COG:T;~EggNog:ENOG410PFC9;~InterPro:IPR000396,IPR036866;~go_function: GO:0004115 - 3',5'-cyclic-AMP phosphodiesterase activity [Evidence IEA];~go_process: GO:0006198 - cAMP catabolic process [Evidence IEA]), translating to MNLGRNMTPSRRVSVGRDSAGKGRAGKDDRDTQATRRTSRQGRTKSTKSETPPDITNPNESEHRHSEDSKMAEIEPDGPVRAVDAGVGSSKLARVDSSDKRVKFCETKVNDCGKQNGKDRNALHVVVLGPTGGPREDRVTGLLVRSLATDWTSNSMIVVDAGVLLSGIIEALRECESEGGVLTSGPFVGLQLPHQSPEANGAYIFKKIIGSILITHSHLDHVSALAVNTPALTSENGPKTVAALPSVIHSLKTHIFNDSIWPNLSDEDGGVGFITYQRLVDGGNPMMGFGEERGYVQACDGLLARCLGVSHGRCKSDPSPDAELSRRSSNAWLLPAPDRRRQSQDATANGSLNVSSPSLNNPDSSFTSFESSAFFLRDQYTGAEIIIFGDVEPDSVSVNPRNQIVWEMAAPKVASGQLRAIFIECSFTNAVDDLYLFGHLCPRHLIQELDTLATLVAREKGMTYPAVIKRKREGSSDQIIGQPSPKWRAKDKGKGALSQGIKRATKLGDAESAPLIALDRQTIRREADVATEIPKAEKPLSGLSVYIIHVKEDLTDGPHPRETILEELNDLEKIMGLGCQFHTPVRGESIYL from the exons ATGAACCTGGGTCGCAATATGACTCCCAGCAGAAGAGTTAGTGTAGGCAGGGACAGCGCAGGGAAAGGCAGAGCTGGCAAAGACGACAGAGATACTCAGGCTACTCGGCGGACCTCTCGCCAGGGAAGAACGAAGTCAACGAAATCCGAGACACCGCCAGATATCACAAATCCCAATGAATCCGAACACCGACATTCCGAGGATTCTAAAATGGCGGAAATCGAACCAGATGGTCCAGTTAGAGCGGTGGACGCTGGTGTAGGCAGTAGCAAGCTCGCCCGTGTTGACTCGTCTGATAAGCGGGTCAAGTTTTGTGAAACCAAGGTCAATGATTGTGGTAAACAGAACGGGAAAGACAGAAATGCGCTGCACGTTGTTGTCTTG GGCCCGACGGGAGGTCCTCGGGAAGATAGAGTCACTGGCCTCCTTGTCCGCTCTTTAGCGACTGACTGGACTTCGAACTCCATGATTGTTGTCGATGCGGGTGTCCTGCTTTCAGGAATTATTGAAGCTCTCAGGGAATGTGAAAGCGAGGGTGGCGTCCTCACATCTGGCCCTTTCGTTGGTCTACAACTGCCACACCAAAGTCCCGAGGCAAACGGAGCTTATATCTTCAAAAAGATCATCGGAAGTATTTTGATAACGCACTCCCATCTGGACCATGTGTCAGCATTGGCCGTGAATACCCCAGCTCTTACAAGCGAAAATGGCCCAAAGACGGTTGCAGCGCTCCCTTCTGTGATCCATTCCCTCAAAACCCATATATTCAACGATTCAATCTGGCCAAATCTctccgatgaggatggaggtgTTGGTTTTATCACGTACCAACGCCTCGTGGATGGGGGGAACCCGATGATGGGTTTTGGTGAAGAGAGGGGCTACGTACAAGCTTGTGACGGGTTGCTTGCTCGATGCCTTGGTGTAAGCCATGGCCGCTGCAAGTCAGACCCGAGCCCTGACGCTGAATTATCCCGTCGGTCGAGCAATGCTTGGTTGTTGCCAGCGCCAGACCGACGTCGTCAATCCCAGGATGCAACTGCAAACGG GTCCTTGAACGTTTCTTCCCCATCTTTGAACAATCCGGACTCGTCCTTCACCTCGTTTGAAAGCTCTGCCTTTTTCCTCCGCGACCAGTATACGGGAGCGGAGATTATCATTTTTGGCGATGTTGAACCCGATTCAGTATCGGTCAATCCACGAAATCAAATAGTCTGGGAGATGGCTGCACCCAAGGTTGCTTCTGGTCAACTGCGCGCCATTTTCATCGAATGCTCGTTTACCAATGCTGTCGATGACCTCTACCTCTTTGGTCACCTCTGTCCGCGACATTTGATTCAGGAGTTAGACACACTAGCTACACTCGTGGCTCGAGAAAAGGGCATGACATACCCAGCAGTTATCAAGCGCAAACGCGAGGGCAGTTCCGATCAGATCATAGGGCAGCCAAGCCCTAAATGGCGCGCAAAGGACAAAGGCAAAGGCGCGTTATCCCAGGGCATCAAGCGCGCCACAAAACTCGGGGATGCCGAATCAGCAcccctcatcgccctcgaccGCCAAACAATTCGCCGTGAAGCGGACGTCGCTACAGAAATTCCGAAGGCAGAAAAACCTTTGTCCGGCCTTTCCGTATATATAATTCATGTGAAAGAGGATTTGACTGACGGTCCACATCCGCGTGAGACTATTCTGGAAGAGTTGAACGACCTTGAGAAGATCATGGGATTGGGTTGCCAATTTCACACTCCAGTGCGGGGCGAGAGCATTTATCTCTAA
- a CDS encoding amidase (COG:J;~EggNog:ENOG410PJW5;~InterPro:IPR023631,IPR036928,IPR000120,IPR020556;~PFAM:PF01425;~go_function: GO:0016787 - hydrolase activity [Evidence IEA]), whose protein sequence is MPSVNGEARFINYPEIREGPSVPYKNEDQVIPVFRGIPLAIGASLISNVGLVQSFFWRGAGFGVIREIPNLDQYSARYDPTVTPVHSDEQSTSSAISSLPAPEARRKGDAGYYTTADYHALYRSGELTPTAVVDALLSVTRRDTEPPGKHSVAFLECAIEKARTAAEASTQRYKNGKPLGPLDGIPVTVKDEVHMAGYRRTLGTKMDFTGESAGSTSWCVKKWEDAGAIVIGKSTMHELGLDTTNNNPNFGTPKNPHNPEYYCGGSSGGSGYAVGAGLVPIALGADGGGSIRIPSSFCGVWGLKPSHGRVSGSPTVSIASTVGVLGPIASSIDDLALAYRVMATPANPSEDPNSAAFPNPLSELTSTPPESRPRNKTIGIMHDWLDRAEPAVRSTFNKALDFYRSQDYTIIDISIPYIPEGARAHVLTIMAEIASALSPSQIQNLTAPNKVLVSMGMYQISSQDFLAAQRLRGLLMSHLAFLFQKHPGLLIFTPTSPIPGWKIAGGDADLVRGVSDGKSSVRNMEYVWLANFTGCPAISCPAGYAEDNGHQVPIGVMAMAEWGAEEDLIAFARDGEEILDLADDKSVAESGEQKGLAIPRGKESKWEDVIGNAKKLVGGS, encoded by the exons ATGCCGTCTGTAAATGGAGAGGCTCGCTTCATCAACTACCCGGAGATTCGGGAAGGCCCTTCAGTGCCTTACAAGAATGAAGACCAGGTCATCCCCGTGTTCCGCGGAATACCTCTGGCTATCGGAGCTTCGCT GATCTCAAATGTCGGATTGGTCCAGAGTTTCTTCTGGCGTGGTGCGGGCTTTGGAGTAATCCGTGAGATCCCAAACCTGGACCAATACTCCGCTCGCTACGATCCGACCGTCACCCCTGTTCACAGCGATGAGCAGTCCACATCAAGCGCTATATCCAGCCTTCCCGCCCCAGAAGCGAGAAGGAAGGGTGATGCGGGCTATTACACCACGGCCGATTACCATGCTCTCTACCGATCTGGCGAGTTGACTCCCACAGCCGTCGTGGATGCGCTCCTCTCCGTAACCCGCCGTGACACTGAGCCGCCAGGAAAACATTCGGTTGCGTTTTTAGAATGCGCGATTGAGAAGGCTCGCACTGCGGCTGAGGCGTCGACGCAGCGGTACAAGAATGGTAAGCCCCTAGGGCCGCTGGATGGTATCCCAGTTACGGTGAAGGACGAAGTTCATATGGCGGGATACCGGCGGACACTGGGAACAAAAATGGACTTTACGGGAGAATCGGCTGGGTCTACATCTTGGTGCGTCAAGAAGTGGGAGGACGCTGGTGCCATAGTCATCGGGAAGTCTACAATGCACGAGCTGGGCTTAG ACacaacaaacaacaaccccaacttcGGGACACCCAAGAACCCTCATAACCCAGAATACTACTGCGGTGGCTCATCCGGCGGCTCCGGCTATGCAGTCGGCGCTGGCCTCGTCCCCATCGCTCTAGGTGCCGACGGCGGAGGCTCAATTCGCAtaccctcctccttctgcgGCGTTTGGGGTCTCAAGCCCTCACACGGCCGAGTCAGTGGCTCCCCAACCGTCAGCATTGCCTCTACGGTAGGCGTGCTAGGTCCCATCGCCTCAAGCATCGACGACCTAGCCCTGGCCTACAGAGTCATGGCCACACCTGCAAACCCCTCCGAAGACCCAAACTCCGCCGCCTTTCCCAATCCCCTCTCCGAACtcacttcaacaccaccagaatCCCGACCCCGGAACAAGACAATCGGCATCATGCACGACTGGCTCGACCGGGCCGAGCCCGCCGTCCGCTCAACCTTCAACAAAGCCCTAGACTTCTACCGCAGCCAGGACTACACAATAATTGACATCTCAATCCCATACATTCCCGAAGGCGCACGCGCACACGTCCTAACAATCATGGCCGAAATAGCATCAGCTCTATCTCCGTCCCAAATCCAAAACCTCACTGCGCCGAACAAAGTCCTCGTCTCCATGGGCATGTATCAGATTTCATCCCAGGACTTCCTAGCCGCGCAACGCCTCCGCGGGCTTCTCATGTCCCATCTCGCGTTCTTGTTTCAGAAACACCCCGGTCTGCTCATATTTACTCCCACGAGCCCGATACCCGGGTGGAAGATTGCCGGTGGGGACGCGGATCTTGTGCGTGGCGTCTCCGACGGGAAGTCTTCTGTGAGGAATATGGAGTATGTTTGGCTGGCGAACTTTACGGGGTGCCCGGCTATTTCTTGTCCGGCAGGGTATGCGGAGGATAATGGGCATCAGGTGCCGATTGGGGTTATGGCAATGGCCGAGTGGGGGGCTGAAGAAGATCTTATTGCGTTTGCaagggatggagaagaaattTTGGACCTCGCAGATGACAAGTCCGTGGCGGAATCTGGTGAACAAAAGGGCTTGGCTATTCCGCGTGGCAAGGAGTCGAAGTGGGAGGATGTAATTGGGAATGCTAAGAAGTTGGTCGGGGGGTCATAG
- a CDS encoding SDR family oxidoreductase (COG:Q;~EggNog:ENOG410PN09;~InterPro:IPR036291,IPR002347;~PFAM:PF00106,PF13561;~go_process: GO:0055114 - oxidation-reduction process [Evidence IEA]) → MSTTNTTWVITGANRGIGLGLVKRLLSRPSTTVIATVRNNEAASSLTTEAKSTRIKPGNQLFIVQLDFSVAIPPETIRDAFNAAVPSLDHIDVLICNAGFSTPMTPTVETSAEALRACFEVNTIAPLLLFQALWPLLQKSPHAPKFISISSSVGSIGGQEPVPGGAYGPSKASTNWLTRSLHTQNEDLIAVALHPGWVQTNMGDFAAKEWKYAPGAPETVENSVSGVLEVVDGATREKVSGKFLSYTGQELPW, encoded by the coding sequence ATGAGCACTACAAACACCACCTGGGTCATCACCGGTGCAAACCGAGGCATCGGCCTCGGGCTCGTCAAGCGCCTCCTCTCGCGGCCCTCCACCACGGTAATCGCCACGGTGCGAAACAATGAAGCCGCATCTAGTCTCACCACCGAGGCAAAGAGCACCCGAATAAAACCAGGAAATCAACTCTTTATCGTCCAACTCGATTTCTCCGTTGCCATACCCCCAGAGACAATCCGCGACGCATTTAACGCCGCCGTGCCCTCGCTTGACCATATCGACGTGCTTATCTGCAACGCAGGCTTCTCGACCCCTATGACCCCTACCGTCGAGACAAGCGCTGAAGCGCTACGAGCATGCTTTGAGGTTAATACCATAGCACCCCTCTTGTTATTCCAGGCACTGTGGCCGTTGTTGCAGAAGTCCCCTCATGCGCCGAAGTTcatctcaatctcctcgTCCGTTGGGTCCATTGGCGGCCAggagcctgttcctggcggCGCGTACGGGCCCAGTAAAGCTTCCACGAACTGGTTGACAAGGTCGCTTCATACCCAGAATGAGGATCTTATTGCGGTTGCTCTTCATCCTGGCTGGGTGCAAACCAATATGGGCGATTTTGCTGCGAAGGAGTGGAAGTATGCTCCTGGGGCTCCGGAAACGGTTGAAAATAGTGTTAGTGGTGTGCttgaggttgttgacggTGCCACGAGGGAGAAGGTTTCGGGGAAGTTTCTCTCGTATACCGGTCAGGAATTGCCATGGTAA